AGGTCGCCGAGGCCGTGCAGGCTGAGCACCGGCGCGGTGGGCCGACCGACGATCCGCGGCACCTCGGTCAGCGTCGGGAGGAGCCGCTGCATGACGTTCTCCGGGGCGACCCGCTGCACGGTGGCGTTGACGTCGACCGGGCTGTTCGGGGTGTAACGGGTGAGCAGGTTGGTGGAAAGCTGACCGGGCCGCTGGGCGGGGGAGTTGCCGCTGCTGGTGGGCACGCTGATCGAGAAGAGGAAGTCCTTCCAGACCGCGAACGCCGCGTCCGTACCCGGGCGTGCACCGCCCGAACGGTTCACCGTTATCGCCCGCAACTGCTTTCCCCGGTCGGTGGTGGTGTCCGGCCCCGTGGGGGTCAGCCCGGTCAGACCGAGCGCCACCTGGATGCGGGGCACCGCATTGGTCAGGTAGTCAGTCGGCGTGGGGTAGGCCGGCACACCGGCGAGCGCCTGCGCGACCAGGTTGTAGTCCAGGTAGAAGTCGAGCAACGTCTGATCGCCGAGCACCCCGCACATCGGCAGCGCCCCGTCGTAGTAGCCGGGGTACTGCTCCAGCGAGCGACCGATGACGTACCCACCCATCGACACCCCGGCGAGGTAGGTGTGGTGCGGCCGGCGGACCGTCCGTCCAAAGTGCTCGGAGAGATCCTTGGTGCCGAGCACCCCGGAGCGGATGTCGAAGCCGTTACGGTCGTACGAGGACGACGCCCAGGCGTACCCCTGCTCAAGGAGACGCTGACGCAACCCGAAGGCAGGCGGCTCCGGCGAGAGCACCGTGCCCTGGCCGCGGTAACCATGCGCCCACAGCACCAGGTCGCCGTTCCACCGGGCGGGAACCTCGATGATGTACCCGGCGTGGCGGTGCACGCCCTGGCGTACCGTCGTCGACTTGCCGCCCACGACCAGCGGGGCCAACGGCGGATTCTCGATGGTGTACCCGGGCAGCGGCTGGTCGCCACCCGGGTCGCGACCGGTGGCGTTGGCTGGCGCGGCACCTGCCAGCCCGACCGCGAGGGTCAGCGTCGCGGTGGCGGCGAGTAGGCGACGGAGGGTACGAACGGGTACGGACAGCATCGATGCTCCCCATCGGACGGACGTCGCCCGGGGGCGACCAGGCGGGACGGTTGCCTACCGGCCGGTAGCGACCTGAACCTAGAACCGCCGTCGACCAGTGTCAATGGCTGTTCTGACCGGCCAGTCAAGCGCGACTGTCCGGCAGGTCAGCCCAGGCCGTACGCCTCGACCGGTGGTCAGGTCCCCTCACACCCGTCCACCGACCAGCCGATCGCGCTCCCGTGCTGTCGCTGTCGTGCGCCCGTGCTGTCGTGCCTCTGCGCTGTCGTGCCTCCGCTGCCGTGCGCCCGTGCTGCCGTGCGCCCGTGCTGACATGGGCTCGGGCTGTCGTGCTTTTGCGCTGTTGCGTGACCGTTCCCGTCGGCACGCACCTGCCGTTGGCTGCCAGTGCCCCAGCCGCCCCCGGGTGCGCGGGCCGGCAGGCCGGTCGGGTTGACTGGTCGGCGTGAACGAGTCGATCTGGGAGGCGGCCCGCGCGTCGCGCAGCTGGTTGGACGCGGCGAACGGCACTGGGCAGACCGAACTGACCTGCCGCATCCTCAAACTCACCGAGGAGGCGGGCGAGGCGTCAGCCGCCTGGATCGGTCTGCTCGGGCAGAATCCGCGCAAGGGCGTCACCCACACGCGCGAGGACGTAGCAGCGGAGCTGGCCGACGTAGCCTTCACTGCGTTGGTGGCCATCGAGAGCCTAGGGCTGGACGCGGGGACGGTCTTGGACGCCTGCGCCGCAAAGGTGCGCTCCCGCCTAGCGGGATGACAGTGGTCCAGTCCTGCCACCTGTGACTCACGGGGGCGATCTGTCTCGCGCGTAGTCCGTGTCGCCCCGTGAGTTGTCTCGCGCCGTCAGGCTTCTCGCACCGTCAGGTGTGTAGCGCGGCCAAGTGCGGTCGCGCGGTCAGGCGTCTCGCGCGGTCAGGTGTGTAGCGCGGCCAAGTGTGTCGCGCGGTCATCTGTCTCGCGCCGTCAAGTGTGCGGGGGTTGTCCGTCTCGCGCGGTCATCTGCCTCGTGCGTCAGATTTTCCGCGGTCGGGTGTGTCGCACGGCTATTCGCCTCGCGCAATCAATCAAGCGTCGATTACTTGGCCGCGCCTCGACTGTCTGGCGGCCTTTGCAGCGCGGCGCACCCGCGTGGTCGCCGACACGAGTTGCTGACTCGGGAGTAAATGGGCGCTTTGTCCGGTTGTATGCGTCGCGGGCTGGTCGTCATCTGCATGATCGACTCAATATCGCCGATGTTGGGGTATCCGCCACGCCGGATACCCCAACATCGGCGATACGGAGTGGATCATGCCCGATCGAATGCGCGGAGGCCTCGGTCGCTGGCCATTCTGGGAAGTTTGCCCGCTATGGGGAGTGTCTGGCCTGTGACCGGTCGCATCCGTGGCCCGGAATCATGGCCAGGCCGGGGTCGTTACATACCCTGACGATCGCAGCACCACCCGCGGGTTGGGGTGCTGGCCGCGGGGTTGGAATGCCGGCCCCGGCCCGGTCGTTGCAGTCCCCACGAACGACCGCCCGGCACCACCTCGACGAGGTGCCGATGGGCGGGCCACCCCCCGGAATGACCCCGGCCCCCCGGTCGTTACACCCGGACCCGGCGCCGCAAGCCCCCCGCTTGTAGGCCGCCGATCCCGGCGCCATCGCTAGGCGCCGACCCCCTTTTAAGACTTTCCCCGCGTTTGTGCAGCGCCGGACGAGGTGCTCACACCCGGCACACCTTTCCCCTTATGGGTGTGTGGGTGTTCCTACCCCCGAAGGAGCTACCCCCATGAACACGATCATGCGTAAGAGCGTCCTGTCCGTTGCCGGTCTCGCGTTCGCCGGTGGTGTCTTCGCCGGTCCGATCGCCGCCCACGCCAACCCGGCTGTGGATGCCAAGCCCGTCGCTGTGGCCGTGCAGGCCGACAAGCCCGACATGAGCAAGTTGATCCCGCACGGCACGCAGGGTGATCAGTCGCGCATCACGTTGAACGACGAGCAGACCGCCAACGCGAAGGCGATCATCGCCGCGACGAAGAAGGCTGGTCTGCCGGAGCGGGCCGCGGTCATCTCGATCGCCACCAGCCTGCAGGAGTCGAAGCTGGAGAACCTGGGTCACCTGGGTGACATGAACGACCACGACTCGCTGGGCCTGTTCCAGCAGCGCCCCAGCTCGGGTTGGGGCACCCCGGAACAGATCACCGACCCCGCCTACTCCACCACCGCGTTCCTCAAGGGCCTGCGGCAGATCGACGGGTGGCAGGACATGCCCCTGACCCAGGCCGCGCAGACCGTCCAGGTCTCCGCTTACCCGGACGCCTACGCCCAGTGGGAGCAGCAGGCCGCCGACCTCGTCGGCCAGCACTGGAACAGCTGACCACCGCACCACCCGAACGACACTGCCGATGGCCGGCACCCCCAACCCGGGGTGCCGGCCATCGGCATACCCAGACCCCCGCAACCGCGCCAGCCCCGTCCGCCCTGCTCCAGCACTCGGTGAGCCCTGGTCGATGACCCTGCCGGAAGCGCTGCGGCGACGGGTGGACGTGAGCGTACAGTCGTGCGGTGGAGCGTACTGAATCAATGCTGGCGCAGACCCGACCACCTGGCGTGGCCGACGTCGATCCCGGCAGTGTGCTGTTGCCCGGCCACGATGTGCCGTTGGGGCGGTACACGACTGTGCGGCGGCTGCTGCCGCAACGCCCCCGCCGGATGGTCGGCGCCTGGTGTTTCGTGGACCATTTTGGGCCCGACGATGTGGCGGAGCGGCCGGGCATGGAGGTGCCGCCGCACCCGCACACCGGCCTGCAGACGGTGACCTGGCTGCTGGAGGGTGAGATCCTGCACCGGGACAGCCTCGGCAACGTCCAGCCGATCCGGCCCGGTCAGCTGAACGTGATGACATCGGGGAACGGCATCGCCCACTCCGAGCGGTCACCGGCCACCCGTCCGCCGGTGATGCACGGCGTGCAGCTCTGGGTGGCACTGCCGGACCCGGCGAGAGCGGGGTCCGCCGATTTCGCCCACCACGCCGACCTGCCGCGCTGGCGTGACGGTGACCTGGACGTCACCCTGCTGGTCGGCGAGTTCGCCGGGCGGCGGTCGCCGGCGGTCGTGCACACGCCGCTCGTCGGTGTGCAGCTGGAGCTGGGTGGCGAGGCGCCGACCACGCTGTCGCTGCGGCCCGATTTCGAGTACGCCGTGCTGGCGATGTCCGGTTCCGCTGAGGCCGCCGGGGTGGGGTTCGAGCCAGGGGCGCTGCTCTACCTGGGCTCGGGTCGCCGCGAGGTGACCGTGCGTGGCGGGGCCGGGGCGCGGTTGCTGCTGCTGGGCGGTACGCCGTTCGAGGAGCCGTTGGTGATGTGGTGGAACTTCGTCGGTCGCTCGCACGAGGAGGTCGTTGCCGCCCGGGAGGACTGGATGGCTGGTGACCGACGCTTCGGTGTGGTCGCCGACGATCCGGCGCCGCCGCTGCCAGCGCCCGCCCTGCCCACCACCCGCCTCAAGGCCCGCGACCGCACTGGCGGCCTGCACGGCTGAAGGGGCACGTGTGTGACCGACAGCCGCGCGGGTAGTCGCCGACATGCCGACCACTTTGATCACTCCGGTGGAGGACCGGAAGCGCCTGGCGCGCCGGCTCGCCGGTAGCGGACGGGGCTTCGCCGAGCAGTACGGCTTCCGGGTGACCAACAACCCGGCGAGCCTGTTCCAGGTCCTCTACCTGGCAGTGCTGCTGGCCCGCCGTGGCGACTTCCGGCGGGCGTTGGACGGCGCGCGTGCGTTGCGCGACGAGGGATGGGACAGCGCCGCCCGACTGGCTCGTTCGCTGCATGAGGACCGGGTGCGGGTGCTGCGTGCCAACGGCCAGCGCGGTGACGTGGACGCGTTGGCCGACGTGTTGGGTGACCTGGCCCGGGTGGTGGTCGAGCGGTACCGGGGCGATCTGCGCCGGCTGCGGGCGGTGGCGCATCACGACCCGGCCCGGGAACGGACACTCCTCGCTCAGCTTCCGGGCGTGGACGATCAGGTCGTCGACCTGTTTCTCCGCGAGGCACAGGCGCTGTGGCGGGAGGTGGCCCCGGTCGCGGACCGGCGGGCGTTGGCGGCGGCGCGTCGGCTCGGGCTGGGCAGGTCGGCGGACGATCTGGCCGGTCTGGCCAGCGGCGAGTCGGAGCAGTTGGCCTGGCTGGTGGGGGCGCTGGCGCGGGTCGACCTGGAACACCGGTACGCGGAGGTGACCGGTCGACCATGACGTGCCCTGGCCCACACTTCGCCGAAATCTAACCAAACGGAGGATGTTCTGTCGTATGGTTGGACCCGGCAGTGCTGGCCGCTCGGTTCGAGCGGGCATCCACCGCCTGGTGACCGCGACTGGTTCAGACGCGGTTCACCGCCTGGGCAGGTTTGCGTGGCGCCCTAGGTCGCGGTTCGTGACCAGGGGCGCCCGCCTGTCCCGGCGGTTTTTTCGGCCCCGCCCCGTGTCGCTTTCCAGGGCAGACGCCGCACCTCACACCAAGCACCGCCGCGCAGCGCGTGCCAGCCCGGCCGGTCAGCGCCAGGCCCGCGCCGCCACTCAGCGCGCCAGCCCGGCCAGCAGGTTCACGGTCACGGCGATGATGAAGGCGCCGAACAGGTACGACACCATCGAGTGCCGCAGCACCGTGCGACGCATCTCGTTGCTGGTCAGGTTGGTGTCGGAGACCTGGAACGTTGCCCCGATGGTGAACGCGACGTACGCGAAGTCGGAGTAGCGCGGCGGTTCGGGCTGGTTGAAGTTCACCCCGCCGTCCGGGCCGGTGTAGTAGATCCGGGCGTATCGGGCGGCGAACACGGTGTGCACCACGAACCAGGAGAGCACCACGCTGAGGACACCCAGGCCGCTGTGTACTTCGCGACTGAGGCCGGGTGGCGCGCTCTGCGCGCTGGCCACGACCAGCCCGACGGCGAGCAGGCTGGCCAGGCAGGCGACGAGCAGCAGCGCGTCCCGGACCGCCCGGTTCGGGTCCTCGTGGACGGCCAGCCGGGCGGTCCGTTCGGCGTCCATCGGCCAGATCTTGTGCCAGACCAGCACGAGCCAGCTCAGCGCGCCCACGTCCCAGCCGGCCAGCGCGGCGAGGGGCAGTGGCAGCAGCAGTGCGAAGAGGCAGCCGGCGATGACGCCGACCCCCGCCACCACGGCCAGTTGCATCGCCGCAGCCGGGAATCGCATGCCCGGGGGCCGGGATGGCTGGCCGGCGCGGGTCATCCGCGGGTCCGGGCTGTGGCCGCCACCGCCGGGTCAGATGCCGCGCAGGTGTTGCGAGACGCGGTTGTGCTTCTTGTCCCGGGCCTGCGCGGCACGCTGGGAGGGGCCCACCTCGGGCGCCGCCTCGATGCCGGCGGAGCGGGCCACTTCGTTGCCGTTGGCGTAGTCCACCGGCGGCAGGGCGCGCAACGCCTTCAGCACGTCCGGCGGGGCGCCTTCCCGCTCGGCCTCGCGGACCACGTCGTTCTTCTCGGCCGGGTAGTCCAGGCTCGACAGGTACTGCAGGACGTCGGCGTAGCTCGCCATGGCATGGGCTCCCTCGGGGCATCGATGTGGTCACGACCGGCGGCGGTTACCCGCCCGCCGGCCGGTCACGCCCGCCCCGGCGGAGGAATCCTGGCGCCGTTTCCAGCCGGCCGCCGCGGGTACCCGCAGGCGCCGACGTGAGTCCAAGGGAGTACGCGATGAACTACGACACCTTCATCGACCAGGTTTCCCAGCGCACCGCGACGTCGTCCGAGCGGGCGGTCGAGCTGACCCGGGCCGTGTTGGAGACGTTCGCCGAGCGGCTGACCGGTGGTGAGGTTTTGGACCTGGCCGCCCAACTGCCCCAGCCGCTGCAACTGGTGCTCAAACCGAGCCCGAGCACCGAACAGGCGGACAGGTTCGGGGCGGCCGAGTTCGTCGCCCGCGTCGCGTTGCGCGCACACGTGGAGGAGCCCGCCGCTCGTGACGCCGCACGAGCGGTTTTCACCACTTTGCGCGAGGCGATCACCGGCGGTGAGTTCGATGATGTGGTCACCCAACTGCCGCGTGACTATCGGGGCCTGGTGGAGCAGGCGATGGCCCCGGGCGCGACGTTGCGCCGCGCCTGACCGCGCCTCTTCCCGGGGCGCGCACAGCGGTTGATCAGGGCAACCATCGATGTCCCGCTTGGCATGGCGATTCGGCCTGGCCTAACCTTGTCGTGCGAGGGGAGTACTTCCCACGAATCATTCCGGTCAGTACGGCGCGCCCGGCGCGCCTCGGGTGGTTGCCCATCAGGTGATGGGTGAAGGAGACCTCGAACATGACGGTGTTCGAGGAGACCCCAATGAGCGAAGTGTCGTACCTGTCCGCCGCCAGTGACCTGTCGTCGGTGGGCACGCCCACGCTGTGGGCGGTGACCATCGTCGGCGTCATTCTGCTGCTGGTGCTGGATTTCCTGGTCACGCGCCGCCCGCACGAGGTGTC
The nucleotide sequence above comes from Micromonospora luteifusca. Encoded proteins:
- a CDS encoding MazG-like family protein, giving the protein MNESIWEAARASRSWLDAANGTGQTELTCRILKLTEEAGEASAAWIGLLGQNPRKGVTHTREDVAAELADVAFTALVAIESLGLDAGTVLDACAAKVRSRLAG
- a CDS encoding pirin family protein; translated protein: MERTESMLAQTRPPGVADVDPGSVLLPGHDVPLGRYTTVRRLLPQRPRRMVGAWCFVDHFGPDDVAERPGMEVPPHPHTGLQTVTWLLEGEILHRDSLGNVQPIRPGQLNVMTSGNGIAHSERSPATRPPVMHGVQLWVALPDPARAGSADFAHHADLPRWRDGDLDVTLLVGEFAGRRSPAVVHTPLVGVQLELGGEAPTTLSLRPDFEYAVLAMSGSAEAAGVGFEPGALLYLGSGRREVTVRGGAGARLLLLGGTPFEEPLVMWWNFVGRSHEEVVAAREDWMAGDRRFGVVADDPAPPLPAPALPTTRLKARDRTGGLHG
- a CDS encoding DUF1345 domain-containing protein, coding for MQLAVVAGVGVIAGCLFALLLPLPLAALAGWDVGALSWLVLVWHKIWPMDAERTARLAVHEDPNRAVRDALLLVACLASLLAVGLVVASAQSAPPGLSREVHSGLGVLSVVLSWFVVHTVFAARYARIYYTGPDGGVNFNQPEPPRYSDFAYVAFTIGATFQVSDTNLTSNEMRRTVLRHSMVSYLFGAFIIAVTVNLLAGLAR
- a CDS encoding DUF2795 domain-containing protein; its protein translation is MASYADVLQYLSSLDYPAEKNDVVREAEREGAPPDVLKALRALPPVDYANGNEVARSAGIEAAPEVGPSQRAAQARDKKHNRVSQHLRGI
- a CDS encoding DUF2267 domain-containing protein, whose product is MNYDTFIDQVSQRTATSSERAVELTRAVLETFAERLTGGEVLDLAAQLPQPLQLVLKPSPSTEQADRFGAAEFVARVALRAHVEEPAARDAARAVFTTLREAITGGEFDDVVTQLPRDYRGLVEQAMAPGATLRRA